A single window of Oncorhynchus masou masou isolate Uvic2021 unplaced genomic scaffold, UVic_Omas_1.1 unplaced_scaffold_439, whole genome shotgun sequence DNA harbors:
- the LOC135535060 gene encoding ladderlectin-like — protein MEKLAVLLLLSAAIALGDANLTQLLGLEPLLKTEVEQTPPVGAQVAAVQQGTKEMSCPSDWHPYGSRCFRFVSIPQSWSDSEQNCLALGGNLASVNNLLEYQFMQALTKNTYGHLPDTWIGGFDAVKEGLWMWSDGSRFDFTNWNIGEPNNAGEGEDCLQMNAASEKLWFDVPCEWKFTSLCSRRM, from the coding sequence ATGGAGAAGTTGGCCGTCCTTCTGCTTCTGAGTGCTGCCATTGCACTGGGCGACGCAAACCTGACCCAGCTGCTTGGTTTAGAACCCTTACTGAAGACTGAGGTGGAACAGACTCCTCCTGTCGGGGCTCAGGTAGCAGCAGTACAGCAGGGGACAAAGGAAATGTCATGTCCCTCAGACTGGCACCCATATGGATCACGCTGTTTCAGGTTTGTCAGCATTCCACAGTCATGGTCAGATTCTGAGCAAAACTGTTTGGCACTTGGTGGAAACCTAGCATCCGTGAATAACCTTTTAGAGTACCAGTTCATGCAAGCACTAACAAAGAATACCTATGGCCACTTACCTGATACCTGGATTGGAGGTTTTGATGCAGTCAAGGAGGGCTTATGGATGTGGTCAGATGGGTCCAGATTTGACTTCACTAACTGGAACATTGGTGAGCCCAATAacgctggagaaggagaggactGTCTGCAGATGAACGCTGCAAGTGAGAAGCTCTGGTTCGATGTGCCCTGTGAGTGGAAGTTTACATCTCTCTGTTCCAGAAGAATGTAG